A portion of the Marinobacter alexandrii genome contains these proteins:
- a CDS encoding DinB family protein, producing the protein MQFDLNKSLEILERTPVVIKGLLSGISTDWTSSNEGENTWSPFDIVGHLVHGEEVDWLPRTKIILQHGNSQPFEPFDRFAQFEKSKGKSLNQLLDEFEQLRTANLKELRVLNIMDDDLSKTGMHPGLGKITLQNLLSSWTVHDLGHIVQISRVLAKQYTSEVGPWTQYMAVLK; encoded by the coding sequence ATGCAATTTGACTTAAACAAATCCTTAGAAATACTCGAACGAACTCCTGTTGTTATCAAAGGTCTACTCTCTGGAATATCTACCGACTGGACCTCAAGCAACGAAGGAGAAAACACATGGAGTCCCTTCGATATAGTGGGTCACCTAGTTCATGGAGAGGAAGTAGACTGGTTGCCCAGAACTAAAATCATCCTACAACATGGAAATTCCCAGCCATTTGAACCTTTTGATAGGTTTGCTCAATTTGAAAAGAGCAAAGGCAAAAGTTTAAATCAACTACTAGATGAATTTGAGCAATTGCGCACAGCAAACCTTAAAGAATTAAGAGTGCTAAATATCATGGATGACGATCTAAGCAAAACAGGAATGCATCCTGGTCTTGGTAAAATTACACTTCAAAACCTTTTATCCAGTTGGACGGTTCATGATTTGGGGCATATTGTTCAGATATCAAGAGTTTTGGCTAAGCAGTATACAAGTGAAGTCGGTCCCTGGACTCAATATATGGCTGTACTTAAATAG
- the msrB gene encoding peptide-methionine (R)-S-oxide reductase MsrB, whose amino-acid sequence MKNLIVLLGITFSIASCAQQTADKKVPTTLPFDKIEKQESEWKKELSDLDYYVLREKGTERAFTSDLLANKKEGTYTCKACSLPLFTSGAKFKSGTGWPSFSKPINKVNVAEEDDRAYGMVRTEVLCARCDGHLGHVFPDGPAPTGLRYCINGASLKFSEKE is encoded by the coding sequence ATGAAAAATCTTATTGTTCTCCTAGGAATTACCTTCTCAATCGCTTCCTGTGCACAGCAAACAGCTGATAAGAAAGTTCCAACTACTCTCCCATTTGATAAAATTGAAAAACAGGAATCTGAATGGAAAAAAGAACTCTCTGATCTTGATTATTACGTGCTTCGTGAAAAAGGGACAGAAAGAGCTTTTACCAGTGATCTATTAGCTAACAAAAAAGAAGGAACATATACATGCAAAGCATGCTCATTACCCCTTTTTACCTCTGGTGCAAAATTCAAATCAGGGACTGGTTGGCCTTCTTTTTCTAAGCCGATCAATAAGGTTAATGTAGCTGAGGAGGATGATCGTGCATATGGTATGGTAAGAACAGAAGTATTATGTGCAAGGTGCGATGGGCATCTTGGTCACGTATTTCCAGATGGCCCTGCTCCTACCGGATTACGATACTGTATAAATGGAGCATCTTTGAAATTTAGTGAGAAGGAATAA
- the lhgO gene encoding L-2-hydroxyglutarate oxidase, with the protein MYNVVVIGGGIVGLASALKIKEKNPNYKVAVIEKERNIAQHQTGHNSGVIHSGLYYKPGSFKAKNCVDGYNMLLDFCNEEGIPYELCGKIVVATNESQLSSLHTLQERGEANGLKNIKKLSADELKEYEPHVAGVSGLYVPQTGIIDYKLVADKYADKFKHFGGEIFSSNKLMSFKEERGFIHVHTENERLTTRLVVNCSGLYSDKVAKLTGAKIDFKIVPFRGEYYKIKPAKEHLVKNLIYPVPDPNFPFLGVHFTRHIDGGIEAGPNAVLAFAREGYSKNQVNMKELLGTLFYPGFMRVAYKYWRTGIGEMYRSYSKGAFTKALRELIPEIEKKDLIKGGAGVRAQACDRKGGLIDDFLVVEHDKFINVGNAPSPAATSSLAIGERVAQMAIEKLS; encoded by the coding sequence ATGTATAATGTTGTTGTGATTGGTGGAGGTATCGTTGGGCTTGCTTCCGCTCTAAAAATCAAAGAAAAAAATCCTAACTATAAAGTTGCTGTGATTGAAAAGGAGCGAAATATAGCTCAGCATCAAACTGGTCACAACAGTGGCGTCATTCATTCTGGTCTTTATTATAAGCCGGGAAGTTTTAAAGCTAAAAACTGTGTCGATGGATATAACATGCTTTTGGACTTCTGCAACGAAGAGGGAATACCTTATGAGCTATGCGGTAAAATAGTCGTTGCGACCAATGAATCACAACTCAGTTCTCTCCATACACTTCAGGAACGAGGAGAAGCAAATGGGCTGAAGAATATTAAAAAACTGAGCGCTGACGAGCTCAAAGAATACGAACCACACGTTGCTGGAGTTAGTGGACTTTATGTACCTCAGACTGGAATCATTGATTATAAACTTGTCGCGGATAAGTACGCGGATAAGTTTAAGCACTTTGGAGGCGAAATCTTTTCTTCCAATAAACTCATGAGTTTCAAAGAGGAAAGAGGATTCATACATGTTCATACCGAAAATGAACGGCTTACTACACGATTGGTGGTCAACTGCTCCGGGCTCTATTCCGATAAGGTGGCCAAATTAACGGGCGCAAAAATTGATTTTAAAATTGTCCCATTTAGGGGCGAATATTACAAGATAAAACCTGCCAAAGAGCACTTAGTCAAGAATTTAATCTACCCAGTTCCTGACCCAAATTTTCCATTTTTAGGTGTTCACTTCACTCGACACATTGATGGAGGGATTGAAGCGGGACCCAATGCTGTTTTAGCTTTTGCCAGAGAAGGGTACTCAAAAAATCAGGTCAATATGAAAGAACTACTAGGTACGCTCTTTTATCCTGGATTTATGAGAGTAGCCTATAAATATTGGAGAACAGGCATAGGTGAAATGTATCGATCTTATTCTAAAGGAGCATTTACCAAAGCACTACGAGAGTTGATACCTGAAATCGAGAAGAAAGATTTAATCAAAGGTGGTGCGGGTGTAAGGGCACAAGCTTGTGATCGCAAAGGTGGATTGATCGATGACTTTCTTGTTGTCGAACACGACAAGTTTATCAATGTTGGAAATGCCCCGTCCCCTGCTGCAACATCCTCTTTAGCAATAGGTGAAAGGGTAGCACAAATGGCGATAGAAAAACTTAGTTAG